From the Manihot esculenta cultivar AM560-2 chromosome 3, M.esculenta_v8, whole genome shotgun sequence genome, one window contains:
- the LOC110612424 gene encoding myb-related protein 308: protein MGHRCCTKQKVKKGLWSPEEDEKLINHITTYGHGSWSSVPKLAGLQRCGKSCRLRWINYLRPDLKRGSFSAQEEQIIIDVHRILGNRWAQIAKHLPGRTDNEVKNFWNSCIKKKLISQGLDPKTHNLIPSRQRSNNKFAQAQAIILQSHQQPFSIITVNSQMRDVSMEMNSPILTPPAAPPDITQQPSSLQTSSGPSIFTSGDHQNPNILWTANGRQNSLDSAVFPSIQSTLISRASSPVNGLLDENFSWGSNPIGENFEAPRMEVVKAQEQENNQAKENVDAANGVQDMDASFDSSCFGLDFVESTLFSSSMCRELSSMDDLAWNF from the exons ATGGGCCATAGATGCTGCACCAAACAGAAAGTGAAGAAAGGGTTATGGTCTCCTGAAGAAGATGAAAAGCTTATCAACCATATCACTACCTATGGCCATGGAAGTTGGAGTTCTGTCCCAAAACTTGCTG GCTTGCAGAGATGTGGCAAGAGTTGCAGATTGCGATGGATAAACTACTTGAGACCAGATCTTAAGAGGGGTTCCTTCTCTGCACAAGAAGAGCAGATTATCATTGATGTTCATAGAATTTTAGGTAACAG ATGGGCTCAAATAGCAAAACATCTACCGGGAAGGACAGACAACGAGGTTAAGAATTTTTGGAATTCATGCATAAAGAAGAAGCTCATCTCACAAGGCTTGGACCCAAAAACTCACAACCTAATCCCTTCTCGTCAGAGATCCAACAATAAGTTTGCTCAAGCTCAAGCCATTATACTCCAATCTCACCAACAGCCTTTCTCCATTATCACTGTGAATTCACAGATGAGAGATGTTTCCATGGAAATGAACTCACCAATTCTGACACCACCTGCAGCTCCTCCTGATATCACCCAACAACCTTCGTCGCTGCAGACCTCGTCGGGACCCTCCATATTCACCTCTGGTGATCATCAAAACCCTAATATCCTTTGGACTGCCAATGGCCGCCAAAACTCCCTTGATTCTGCCGTTTTCCCATCCATTCAGAGCACTCTCATTTCTCGTGCATCTTCTCCGGTGAATGGTCTCTTAGATGAAAATTTCTCTTGGGGTAGTAATCCCATTGGTGAGAACTTTGAAGCTCCAAGAATGGAAGTTGTGAAAGCACAGGAACAAGAAAATAACCAAGCTAAGGAGAACGTGGATGCAGCCAACGGTGTCCAAGACATGGATGCTTCATTTGACAGCTCTTGCTTTGGTCTTGACTTTGTGGAATCTACATTGTTTTCCAGTTCGATGTGTCGAGAACTCAGTTCTATGGATGATCTTGCATGGAACTTTTAG